In Sphingomonas sp. SUN019, the genomic window CACTACGATGGACCTCGCCTCCCCCCGCGTCGCGTTGCTGAACATCGGCAGCGAGGATCAGAAGGGCACCGAGGTGATCCGCGACGCGGCGCAGGCGCTGCGTTTGGCGACGCACCTGCCGATGCGGTTCGAGGGCTTCGTCGAGGGCGACCGGCTGTCGCGCGGCGAACATGACGTGATCGTATGCGACGGCTTTTCGGGCAATATTGCGCTGAAGACGGCCGAGGGCACCGCGCGCTTTGTCGCCGATCTGCTGAAGCGCGCGTTCCGCAGTTCGGTGCGGTCCAAGATCGGATTTCTGATCTCGCGTCCGGCCACCGAATTGCTGCGCGACCACCTCGATCCCAACAATCACAACGGCGCGGTTTTCCTGGGGCTCAACGGGCTTGTGGTGAAGAGCCACGGCGGCGCGAACGAGCGCGGGGTGGCGACCGCGATCGGTAATGCGGCGAAGATGGTGAAGGCCGATCTGGCGCGGCGTATCGCTGAAGATCTCGGCAATTTCGAGAAGCAGGCGGCATGATCCGCGCGGTCCTGACGGGAACAGGCTCGGCGCTGCCGGCGCGTCGCGTGTCGAACGCCGAACTGGCGGAACAGGTCGACACCACCGACGAATGGATCGTCGAGCGCACCGGCATCCGTTTTCGCCACATTGCAGGCGAGGGTGAGACGACCGCGACGTTGGCGGTCGATGCGTGCCGCGCGGCGCTGACCGCGGCGTCGCTGGCACCGGCCGATATCGACCTGATCGTGCTGGCGACGGCGACGCCGGATCAGACCTTTCCCGCCACGGCGACCAAGGTGCAGGCGATGCTGGGCATCGACGATTGCGTCGCGTTCGATGTGGCGGCGGTGTGTTCCGGGTTCCTGTATGCGGTGCAGGTCGCCGACAGCATGATCCGCGCTGGCGCCGCGGAGCGCGCGCTGGTGATCGGTGCGGAAACCTTCAGCCGTATTCTCGACTGGGAAGATCGCACCACCTGCGTATTGTTCGGCGATGGCGCGGGCGCGATCGTGCTGGAGGCGCGCGAGAGCGTCGACGACGTGACCGATCCCGGCGCGCGGGGGATTCTGGCTACGAAGCTGCACGCCGACGGGCGGCACAACGATTTGCTTTACGTCGACGGCGGGCCTTCCACGACGGGTACCGTTGGGAAATTACGGATGAAGGGGCGCGAGGTCTTTCGCCATGCGGTCGTCAATCTGGCCGCGGTGATGGGCGAATCGCTCGCGCTGGCAGGTCTGACGTCGGATGACGTCGACTGGGTCGTTCCGCATCAGGCGAACGCGCGCATCCTGGATGCGACGGCGCGCAAGCTGGGTCTCGCGCCGGGAAAGGTCGTCGTTACGGTCGACCAGCACGCCAACACGTCCGCCGCATCGGTACCGCTGGCGCTCGACACCGCCGTGCGTGATGGCCGCATCAAGCCGGGGCACATCGTCGTGCTGGAGGCGATGGGCGGCGGCTTCACCTGGGGTGCGTCGGTGATCCGTTTCTGATACGCAACGAGTTTGGGGCGAAGGCTCTTTTTACGACTCGATTGAAGTGATAGACTTCAATGAGTTCAACGCGCTTCGGGGGAGCTTATCGATGAGCGAGGCAGGAACATTGACGCGGGCCGATCTGGCCGAGGCGCTGCACCGTCAGGTGGGGCTGTCGCGCGCCGATTCGGGCCGGATCGTCGAACAAATCCTGGAGAAATTGTGTCACGCGCTCGCCAACGGCGAGAACGTCAAGGTGTCGGGGTTCGGCACCTTCGTGCTGCGCGACAAGGGCGAACGCGTCGGGCGCAACCCCAAGACGGGTGTCGAAGTGCCGATCGCGCCGCGACGCGTGCTGACGTTCCGCGCCAGCCAGATGATGCGCGAACGCATCGTCAACGCAGGGCAGTGACCGACGCCGAGACCAAAGCCGCCGGCGCGTTCCGGACCATCGGCGAGGTCTCGAAATCGACGGGGCTGCCGCAGCACGTCCTGCGTTACTGGGAAACCCGATTTCCGCAGCTGAAGCCGCTGACGCGGGCCGGTAACCGGCGATATTATCGGCCCGAGGATGTCGCGTTGATCGCGCGGATCGACCGGTTGCTGAATAGCGACGGGTATACCGTAAAGGGCGTCCAGAAATTGCTGGCCAGCGAAGGCAAAGGCGGGGGCGGCAGCGAGCCAATTGTTGCGCCGACAGCCCGCGATCCGTTGCGCACGATCCGCGACCGCCTGAAGACTGCCCTCGACGCGGACTAATTTGCAGCGCCTCTCCGCCCAGCCGTCGTGGGGCCGACGGGATTGGCGGACCGCCTATCGTTCGCGCGTCGCCGCGAAGGTCACCTTGGGGTAGCGATCGGCGATGTAGCCGACCTCCCACGCGCTTTTGGCGAGGAACACCGGGTTGCCGTCGCGATCCTTGGCCATCGCGGAGCGGTTGAGGTCGGTAAACGCCTTCAGGTCCGCCGCATCCGCTGCCGAGACCCAGCGCGCGGTTTCGAACGGCGCGGGTTCGAGCCCTGCGGCGACCTTGTATTCCGCGTCGAGCCGCGAGAGCAACACTTCTAGCTGGAGTTGGCCGACGACACCGATGATCCAGTTCGATCCGATCTCTGGATAAAAAACTTGCGTCACGCCTTCCTCGGCCATGTCGTCGAGCGCCTTGCGGAGTTGCTTGGTCTTGGTCGGATCTTTCAACTGGACGCGGCGCAGGATTTCAGGCGCGAAATTCGGCAGGCCGGTGAAGCGTACGTCGTTGCGTTCGGACAGGGTGTCGCCGACCCGCAAGGTGCCGTGGTTGGGGATACCGATGATGTCGCCTGGCAACGCCTCGTCCGCGACCTCGCGATTCTGCGCGAAGAACAGGATCGGCGAATGCACCGCTAGTGGCTTGCCCGATCCCGATGGCGTCAGCTTCATGCCACGTTTGAACACGCCCGAACACAGTCGCATGAAGGCGATGCGGTCGCGGTGGTTGGGGTCCATGTTCGCCTGTACCTTGAACACGAAACCGGTGACTTCGGGATTGTCGGGCGAGACGGGGGCGGGTTCGGCGGGTTGCGGGCGCGGGGGCGGGGCGTAGTCGGCGAGCGCGCCGATCAATTCGGCGACGCCGAAATCTTTCAGCGCGGAGCCGAAATAGACCGGCGTCAGGTCGCCGTGACGGTACGCTTCTGCGTCGAACGCAGCATAGCCCATTTCGGCCAGTTCCACTTCCTCGGCGAAGCGCTCTGACAGCGGCGCGTCGTCGGTCGTGCCCAGAAACGTGCGGCTGTCGCCATCGGGGCGGCTGATGCGGCGCGTCTTCAGGTCCATTACGCCTTCAAATTCGCCGCCCATGCCGATCGGCCAGTTCATCGGGCACACGTCGAGCGCGAGCATATCCGCGATTTCGTCGAGCAGTTCGAAGATCGGGCGGCCTTCGCGATCGACCTTGTTGACGAAGGTGATGATCGGGACCGAGCGTAGGCGGCAGACCTCGAACAATTTGCGCGTCTGCGGCTCGATGCCCTTCGCGGCGTCGATCACCATCACGGCAGAATCGACTGCGGTTAGGGTGCGGTAGGTGTCTTCGGAGAAGTCCTCGTGACCCGGCGTGTCGAGCAGGTTGAAGGTGATCCCTTCGCGCTCGAACGTCATCACCGATGAGGTGACCGAGATGCCGCGCTGCTGTTCAATCTTCATCCAGTCGGACCGGGCGCGGCGGTTCTGGCCGCGCGCTTTCACTTCGCCCGCGAGATGGATCGCGCCGCCGAAGTAGAGCAGCTTTTCGGTGAGCGTGGTCTTGCCGGCGTCGGGGTGCGAGATGATCGCGAAGGTGCGGCGGGGGAAGGTGGTCATGACTGTAATCCAGAACCGCTCATGCTGAGGAGGCATTGAGCTTGTCGAAATGCCGTCTCGAAGCACCGTCCTTCGAGACGCGTCTTCGACAGGCTCAGCCGCTCCTCAGGATGAGCGGATTTGTGGTGGATCGCTACGGCACCAACATAACGCTCATGCCGATTCGCTTCGCACCGCCCGGTGCGATCTCGAACACGCCGGGCTTGTCGCGGTACTCGCCGGTGTAACCTTCAGGGTCGGCGATGCCGTGCCACGGCTCGACGCAGACGAAATGTGCGCCGGGCTTCGTCCAGATGCCCAGCTTGGGCGTGTCGGGGAAGGCGATGTCGAGTTGCGGGCCGCTGCTCGCGCCATAGGTCACGCGATCGGAACGGACGTTGCTCCAGATCAGCGCATCGTCGGCGAACAGGTCGTCGGCCAGGCGCAGCGTTCGGTTTTCGAGCGGCGAGGGGCGGTCGCCGGGGGATATCGTGCCATCGGCAGCGAGTATCTTCAGCGCGTCGGGTTCGTCCGCGACGAAGATGGTGCGGTGATCTTCCCGCGCGCGGCCATAGGGCAAGGGCCAGGCGAAGGCGGGGTGGAAGCCGAAACTGGCCGGGAGCGGGGCGTTGCCGGGGTTGTGGATCGTCACGTCGATGTGGAGCGTCGCGGCGTCGATGTGGAACGTGACCTCTAACTGGAACGCGAAGGGATAGTGCGTGCGCGTTTCGTCGCTGTCGGACAGCGTGAAGGTTGCGTTGTCGGCCGTGTGGTCGGTCAGGTCGAAGAGCGAGC contains:
- a CDS encoding peptide chain release factor 3, coding for MTTFPRRTFAIISHPDAGKTTLTEKLLYFGGAIHLAGEVKARGQNRRARSDWMKIEQQRGISVTSSVMTFEREGITFNLLDTPGHEDFSEDTYRTLTAVDSAVMVIDAAKGIEPQTRKLFEVCRLRSVPIITFVNKVDREGRPIFELLDEIADMLALDVCPMNWPIGMGGEFEGVMDLKTRRISRPDGDSRTFLGTTDDAPLSERFAEEVELAEMGYAAFDAEAYRHGDLTPVYFGSALKDFGVAELIGALADYAPPPRPQPAEPAPVSPDNPEVTGFVFKVQANMDPNHRDRIAFMRLCSGVFKRGMKLTPSGSGKPLAVHSPILFFAQNREVADEALPGDIIGIPNHGTLRVGDTLSERNDVRFTGLPNFAPEILRRVQLKDPTKTKQLRKALDDMAEEGVTQVFYPEIGSNWIIGVVGQLQLEVLLSRLDAEYKVAAGLEPAPFETARWVSAADAADLKAFTDLNRSAMAKDRDGNPVFLAKSAWEVGYIADRYPKVTFAATRER
- a CDS encoding MerR family transcriptional regulator, producing MGEVSKSTGLPQHVLRYWETRFPQLKPLTRAGNRRYYRPEDVALIARIDRLLNSDGYTVKGVQKLLASEGKGGGGSEPIVAPTARDPLRTIRDRLKTALDAD
- a CDS encoding integration host factor subunit alpha encodes the protein MSEAGTLTRADLAEALHRQVGLSRADSGRIVEQILEKLCHALANGENVKVSGFGTFVLRDKGERVGRNPKTGVEVPIAPRRVLTFRASQMMRERIVNAGQ
- a CDS encoding aldose 1-epimerase family protein is translated as MAEWITIASDHLSAAINPVGAELSSLKDADGRELMTDANPAFWGGRAPLLFPVVGQPSHDTIRIDGREYPMKKHGFARRSLFDLTDHTADNATFTLSDSDETRTHYPFAFQLEVTFHIDAATLHIDVTIHNPGNAPLPASFGFHPAFAWPLPYGRAREDHRTIFVADEPDALKILAADGTISPGDRPSPLENRTLRLADDLFADDALIWSNVRSDRVTYGASSGPQLDIAFPDTPKLGIWTKPGAHFVCVEPWHGIADPEGYTGEYRDKPGVFEIAPGGAKRIGMSVMLVP
- a CDS encoding beta-ketoacyl-ACP synthase III, producing MIRAVLTGTGSALPARRVSNAELAEQVDTTDEWIVERTGIRFRHIAGEGETTATLAVDACRAALTAASLAPADIDLIVLATATPDQTFPATATKVQAMLGIDDCVAFDVAAVCSGFLYAVQVADSMIRAGAAERALVIGAETFSRILDWEDRTTCVLFGDGAGAIVLEARESVDDVTDPGARGILATKLHADGRHNDLLYVDGGPSTTGTVGKLRMKGREVFRHAVVNLAAVMGESLALAGLTSDDVDWVVPHQANARILDATARKLGLAPGKVVVTVDQHANTSAASVPLALDTAVRDGRIKPGHIVVLEAMGGGFTWGASVIRF
- the plsX gene encoding phosphate acyltransferase PlsX: MADSSWIAVDAMGGDVGLAVMLAGVALARRRHEGMHFLLVGDETAISEGLKAHPNLLQNSEIVHAPGVVGSSEKAGQAMRRAKTTSMGIAIDCVKKGRAGAAVSAGNTGALMAMAKLSLRTMPGIDRPALAAMLPTLGDNDVVVLDLGANTEVEAKNLVQFAVMGAAYARTTMDLASPRVALLNIGSEDQKGTEVIRDAAQALRLATHLPMRFEGFVEGDRLSRGEHDVIVCDGFSGNIALKTAEGTARFVADLLKRAFRSSVRSKIGFLISRPATELLRDHLDPNNHNGAVFLGLNGLVVKSHGGANERGVATAIGNAAKMVKADLARRIAEDLGNFEKQAA